In Maridesulfovibrio frigidus DSM 17176, a genomic segment contains:
- a CDS encoding FliH/SctL family protein, which yields MSLSNTEAEDKFYTGKVIMGLDSNNNAQEMTLQEMEGKKKLTWDDTTDQEYFVRIKAKAQNIAKDIIAKAMAEAEQIKVNAKAEGYAEGKAEATSEAEKHMIGFSQNLGQTLSGIQEQSSSLMIAQSTDAVSLVLMVIEKTLAVEMEERRHEILAALLEESLSLIDNQTYLTIKVSPADQQIIGPLLEQAQADYPSLSKWRIKADPAIENGGITLEADDAMVDNTITSRWEGVQEILAQLTAAVPTVAEGETNG from the coding sequence ATGTCTTTGTCTAACACAGAAGCAGAAGATAAATTCTACACTGGTAAAGTCATCATGGGACTTGATTCGAATAACAATGCCCAAGAAATGACTCTCCAGGAGATGGAAGGTAAAAAGAAGCTTACGTGGGATGACACGACTGATCAGGAGTACTTTGTCCGGATAAAAGCAAAAGCTCAAAATATCGCTAAGGATATTATTGCCAAAGCGATGGCTGAAGCCGAGCAGATTAAAGTTAATGCAAAAGCTGAAGGGTATGCAGAGGGAAAGGCAGAAGCCACCTCTGAAGCTGAAAAGCATATGATAGGATTCAGCCAGAATCTCGGACAGACATTGTCCGGGATTCAGGAACAATCCAGTTCCCTTATGATAGCTCAGTCGACAGATGCAGTCTCTTTAGTACTGATGGTCATAGAAAAAACCCTTGCAGTTGAAATGGAAGAGCGCAGACATGAGATCCTAGCAGCACTGCTGGAAGAGTCTCTGTCACTAATTGACAATCAGACATATCTGACAATCAAAGTTTCTCCTGCGGACCAGCAAATCATCGGCCCACTTCTTGAGCAAGCACAGGCAGATTATCCATCCCTATCGAAATGGCGTATCAAAGCTGACCCAGCTATCGAAAACGGTGGCATCACTCTAGAAGCCGATGACGCTATGGTTGACAACACCATCACCTCCAGATGGGAAGGTGTGCAAGAAATTCTGGCACAACTTACAGCCGCAGTTCCGACTGTAGCAGAAGGAGAAACTAATGGCTGA
- a CDS encoding HesA/MoeB/ThiF family protein: MNTEKQLYEKLEGNFIEKVFPKGMTVKVAPQSLLKAISIDLELDMHVVEQAAYSAGAVPERYVRNLTTFTQEEQAKLFSSKVAMVGLGGLGGHMLESLARAGVGHIVACDGDIFEPSNLNRQFLSSESTLLMKKSAAAAELVKNVNPAVLFEVESQFLEGGQFDEFVSDSDIVVDCLGGLKHRSQLKDAAFRNNIPLVTACVAGWAGIVATVYPGDTSPADFFGDNNGLEEALGTPIPAISTAVGVQSAEILKILSGKGAGLAGKALMFDLSGMIFDTVTL, encoded by the coding sequence ATGAACACTGAGAAGCAACTATACGAGAAGTTAGAAGGGAATTTTATTGAAAAGGTTTTCCCCAAAGGTATGACTGTTAAGGTTGCGCCCCAATCTTTATTAAAAGCTATTTCAATTGATCTAGAACTGGATATGCACGTGGTTGAACAGGCAGCTTATTCCGCAGGGGCAGTGCCCGAGAGGTATGTCCGTAATTTAACCACATTTACACAGGAGGAGCAGGCCAAACTTTTTTCATCGAAGGTTGCTATGGTTGGGCTAGGTGGTCTCGGTGGGCATATGCTGGAATCTTTAGCTAGAGCCGGAGTCGGGCATATCGTTGCCTGTGATGGGGACATTTTTGAACCTTCCAATCTGAATAGGCAGTTTTTATCGTCCGAATCCACTCTTTTAATGAAAAAAAGTGCGGCAGCGGCTGAGCTTGTTAAAAACGTCAATCCCGCTGTTTTGTTTGAAGTTGAATCGCAATTTCTCGAGGGTGGCCAGTTTGATGAATTTGTTTCGGACTCAGATATCGTGGTTGATTGCCTTGGAGGCTTGAAGCACCGCTCGCAGTTAAAGGACGCCGCTTTTAGAAATAATATTCCTCTTGTTACTGCCTGCGTGGCTGGATGGGCAGGAATAGTTGCTACTGTTTACCCCGGTGATACTTCTCCAGCTGATTTCTTCGGCGACAACAATGGGCTCGAGGAAGCGCTTGGTACTCCGATACCTGCTATTTCCACTGCTGTCGGAGTGCAAAGCGCGGAGATTCTAAAAATATTAAGTGGAAAGGGGGCCGGTCTTGCTGGGAAGGCTCTTATGTTTGATCTGTCCGGAATGATTTTCGACACGGTTACTCTCTAA
- a CDS encoding FliI/YscN family ATPase produces the protein MADMKGCTELLSSVTSCHSYGKITKVVGLIAEGKGIKAPLGSVCHLMPNENSTDSIPAEVVGFRDGACLFMPYGELHGISPGSLIKNATAPPHIPVGMNLLGRAVDAFGEPIDGKGPIIPESYNPLHRDPPNPLERPRINEPLDVGVRAINSLLTLGKGQRVGIMAGSGVGKSTLLGMIARYTVADINVIALVGERGREVVEFMERDLGPEGMARSVLIVATSDKSPLLRMRAAYTATAIAEYFRDQQNDVILMMDSVTRFAMAGREVGLAAGEPPTRGGYTPSVFAQLPKLLERAGKSQLGSITGIYTVLVDGDDFTEPIADATRSILDGHIVLTRDLADQGHYPCIDVLKSVSRVRGDITEDAVVAAGRQVLRHLATFNKVEDMVNIGAYQTGANPEIDTAIKMVPAINGFLQQLVAEKETLEDSFNALLKLNATSQAK, from the coding sequence ATGGCTGACATGAAAGGTTGCACTGAGCTTCTATCTTCTGTCACCTCCTGCCATAGTTATGGTAAAATAACTAAGGTAGTCGGTTTAATAGCTGAAGGTAAAGGAATTAAGGCTCCCCTTGGTTCCGTGTGCCACCTTATGCCTAATGAAAACTCTACAGATTCAATTCCGGCCGAAGTTGTCGGTTTTAGAGATGGCGCATGCCTATTCATGCCCTATGGAGAACTTCACGGCATCAGTCCCGGATCTCTCATAAAAAATGCAACAGCACCGCCGCATATACCCGTAGGCATGAACTTGCTCGGAAGAGCTGTTGATGCCTTCGGAGAACCGATTGACGGCAAAGGGCCTATTATACCGGAATCCTACAACCCGCTTCACCGCGACCCGCCTAATCCGCTTGAACGACCTAGAATCAACGAACCACTTGATGTTGGAGTTAGAGCAATAAACAGCCTGCTCACATTAGGTAAGGGACAGCGTGTAGGCATCATGGCTGGTTCAGGTGTCGGAAAATCGACACTACTTGGTATGATCGCCCGTTATACGGTAGCGGACATCAATGTTATCGCACTTGTGGGAGAGCGTGGCCGAGAAGTTGTAGAATTTATGGAACGAGATCTTGGCCCCGAAGGTATGGCAAGATCGGTTCTTATTGTCGCGACATCTGACAAAAGCCCTCTTCTGCGCATGCGCGCGGCTTACACAGCCACAGCAATTGCCGAATATTTCCGCGATCAACAAAATGATGTGATTCTAATGATGGACTCTGTTACCCGTTTTGCCATGGCAGGCCGTGAAGTTGGCCTTGCCGCCGGCGAACCTCCAACCCGTGGTGGATATACTCCGTCAGTTTTTGCCCAACTTCCAAAGCTATTGGAACGAGCAGGCAAAAGTCAGCTGGGATCGATAACAGGTATTTACACAGTACTAGTTGATGGTGATGATTTCACCGAGCCTATAGCTGATGCAACACGCTCTATTCTTGACGGACACATAGTTCTAACCCGTGATCTAGCAGATCAGGGCCACTATCCTTGTATTGATGTCCTAAAGAGCGTCAGCAGGGTGCGAGGGGATATAACGGAAGATGCAGTAGTTGCGGCCGGAAGGCAAGTTCTCAGACACCTTGCGACTTTTAATAAAGTTGAAGATATGGTGAATATCGGAGCATATCAGACAGGAGCTAACCCGGAAATTGACACCGCCATAAAAATGGTCCCAGCAATAAACGGTTTTTTGCAACAGTTAGTTGCTGAAAAGGAAACCCTTGAAGATAGCTTCAACGCGCTACTGAAATTAAATGCGACTTCGCAAGCAAAATAA
- a CDS encoding PP2C family protein-serine/threonine phosphatase, whose translation MSGKELNDKLKEESPVILVVDDSITMRNFLTRVLEDDYQVVTAVDGLDCVDVYEKTQPSVILLDLLMPRMDGFDVIEKIRKEIGDLEVIIIVLTGQDEQEIKARALNAGANDYLTKPFHVVELKARVGVAIRQVMLTRQLQATNAQLQKAYNIIDDEVKLVARLQDKLLPTDIPVIDGLELKSLYRPSGRASGDYFDVFGMEDGVIRVIMADVSGHGPQAAFIMAIVRTLFKADGDENRDLAHSLEQINEHLVDLIGQDSYFVTLFAADINFNTGTMKFLSAGHCPALIMQDGVMGNSLNAHVPPLGFFPIDTTLDERRFSSSLDLFMFTDGCYEWRMNDDFFSLDPFMEIAEKLMTDDNLNLDELEDILEKETGVRPVFDDDVTALSIRWKKAD comes from the coding sequence GTGAGCGGTAAAGAACTAAATGATAAATTGAAAGAAGAATCTCCTGTGATATTGGTTGTGGATGATTCTATAACTATGAGAAACTTTTTAACTAGAGTTCTTGAAGATGATTATCAGGTTGTTACTGCCGTTGACGGGCTTGACTGTGTTGATGTGTATGAAAAGACCCAGCCAAGTGTGATTTTGCTGGATCTTCTTATGCCTCGGATGGACGGCTTTGATGTAATAGAAAAGATCAGAAAAGAGATAGGAGACCTGGAAGTCATAATTATTGTTTTGACTGGACAGGATGAGCAGGAAATTAAGGCTAGAGCTTTAAATGCCGGAGCCAATGACTATCTGACAAAACCTTTTCATGTTGTTGAGCTTAAAGCTAGAGTCGGCGTTGCCATTAGGCAGGTGATGCTTACGCGCCAGTTACAGGCAACCAATGCGCAGTTACAGAAGGCTTACAATATAATTGATGATGAAGTTAAGCTGGTCGCAAGACTTCAGGATAAATTACTTCCAACAGATATTCCTGTCATTGACGGTCTGGAGCTGAAGAGTCTGTATAGGCCATCGGGCCGAGCCAGCGGAGATTATTTTGATGTTTTCGGAATGGAAGACGGAGTTATCCGGGTCATCATGGCTGATGTGTCTGGTCATGGACCTCAGGCTGCCTTCATTATGGCAATTGTCAGAACCTTGTTTAAGGCAGATGGCGATGAAAATCGGGATTTGGCTCACAGTTTAGAACAGATTAATGAGCATTTGGTTGATCTGATTGGTCAGGATTCTTATTTTGTTACTTTGTTTGCAGCCGATATAAATTTCAATACAGGCACGATGAAATTTCTTAGTGCCGGACATTGCCCCGCATTAATTATGCAGGACGGGGTGATGGGGAACTCTTTGAATGCACATGTCCCGCCGCTTGGGTTCTTTCCCATTGATACTACTCTTGATGAACGCCGATTTTCGTCTTCTCTGGATTTATTTATGTTTACGGACGGATGCTATGAATGGCGTATGAATGATGACTTTTTCAGCTTGGATCCGTTCATGGAGATTGCTGAGAAGCTGATGACTGACGATAATTTGAATCTTGATGAACTTGAAGATATTTTAGAAAAGGAAACAGGAGTTCGTCCGGTCTTTGATGATGACGTGACTGCGCTTTCGATCAGATGGAAAAAGGCAGATTAG